One genomic window of Paeniglutamicibacter sp. Y32M11 includes the following:
- a CDS encoding LysR family transcriptional regulator codes for MARFSLRQLELLAELPRHSTLGSAAAELNISESALSQAITSVERIAGEQLCVRRKAHGVRMTPAGQYFAAKAARIVADADELGDSFPRSDGSLRGPVSMGCFASFASHVVPSILEGFRAVQPGIDVSVSVGTHDDLLPALDSGELDFALVYDLLLPSGFTKHTLYQTKLEVVLHPEHPLAAQASITLAELESEPLVNYESEPSTENTRRLFAEAELNPTIAYSLPQVVLVNAMIGRGLGYGLLYARPNNPPHTLDGLPVAIRQLTPPNSPTSVVAIWPRTSTLGPRAAALLEHGKLAMDAAWSRN; via the coding sequence ATGGCACGATTCTCCCTGCGCCAGCTTGAACTGCTGGCCGAACTCCCACGGCATTCAACCCTTGGGTCAGCGGCCGCGGAACTAAACATCTCCGAATCCGCACTGTCCCAAGCGATCACCTCCGTCGAAAGGATCGCCGGAGAACAGCTATGTGTGCGCCGCAAAGCGCACGGAGTACGGATGACCCCGGCGGGACAGTACTTCGCTGCCAAGGCGGCACGCATCGTGGCCGACGCCGACGAGCTGGGAGATTCCTTTCCCCGCTCAGATGGTTCGTTGCGAGGTCCGGTGTCGATGGGCTGCTTCGCGTCCTTCGCCAGCCACGTGGTGCCCTCGATTCTCGAAGGCTTTCGCGCCGTCCAGCCGGGGATTGATGTCAGCGTGAGTGTTGGCACCCACGATGATCTGCTTCCGGCCCTTGATAGTGGGGAACTGGACTTCGCCCTGGTCTACGATCTTTTGCTGCCCAGTGGTTTCACCAAACACACGCTCTATCAGACGAAGCTCGAGGTGGTGTTGCACCCCGAGCACCCGCTTGCTGCCCAAGCCTCCATTACGCTGGCCGAACTGGAGAGCGAACCATTGGTGAACTATGAATCCGAACCCAGTACCGAAAACACCCGCAGACTTTTTGCCGAGGCCGAGCTGAATCCCACTATTGCCTATTCGCTGCCACAGGTGGTGCTGGTCAACGCCATGATTGGTCGTGGGTTGGGCTACGGGCTGCTCTATGCTCGGCCCAACAATCCACCGCACACCCTGGACGGACTTCCCGTGGCCATTAGGCAACTCACGCCACCGAACAGTCCCACCTCGGTGGTGGCGATCTGGCCGCGGACCTCCACGCTCGGGCCGCGGGCAGCGGCGTTGCTGGAACACGGAAAATTGGCGATGGATGCTGCCTGGAGCCGCAACTAA